In Plasmodium gaboni strain SY75 chromosome 14, whole genome shotgun sequence, one genomic interval encodes:
- a CDS encoding putative diphthamide synthesis protein, with product MEQISLLNENVEEKKIKVHCSIPKFILENKLLEKAIKKCLPENYNFEVYKCIDIILREKYKRIALQLPEGLLVWGLYLSEIFYFFCESVEEVIILGDVTYGGCCIDDFTSGKLNCDLIIHYGHSCLIPLTVTKIRCIYVFVDIQLNSTHLVDTIKKNFDKNDIILLLGTIQFSCIVHNVHNILKKQNYFHTFLPIPQVLPLTKGEVLGCTSPNLYEFLYEHIIKYERDKKYNELQDEDAKGGQHKKETQDKSDNINNITLVNKIKESLNENDIRKECQIFLKKQNVKIIFIADGRFHLESVMIHNPDFLFYRYNPFDKVITEEKYNYKLFYDIRKNEIKKCINCKSIGIILSTLGRQGNTNILTNLINIIKKKNISFFILLLSEIFNEKLQLFQNVDLFIQIGCPRLSIDWGNYNLKPLLNTYEAYVLLNSIPYKDIYPMDYYSHKGNIWTNYAAGVGSYNEKNLTTKEIIRRRIQMRKSKITIHYH from the coding sequence atggaaCAAATTAGcttattaaatgaaaatgttgaagaaaaaaaaataaaggtTCATTGCTCTATACCCAAGTTTATActtgaaaataaattattagaAAAGGCAATAAAAAAGTGTCTTCctgaaaattataattttgaagtttataaatgtatagatattatattaagagaaaaatataaacgCATTGCTTTACAACTACCAGAAGGATTATTAGTATGGggtttatatttatctgaaatattttattttttttgtgaaTCAGTAGAAGAAGTGATTATATTAGGAGATGTAACTTATGGTGGTTGTTGTATAGATGATTTTACTAGTGGTAAATTAAATTGTGATTTGATTATTCATTATGGTCACTCATGTTTAATACCTCTAACTGTAACAAAAATTAgatgtatatatgtttttGTCGATATACAATTAAATTCAACACATTTAGTGGATAcaatcaaaaaaaattttgacaaaaatgatattatcTTGCTACTTGGAACTATTCAATTTTCATGTATTGTACATAAtgttcataatatattgaaaaagcaaaattattttcatacTTTTTTACCTATACCTCAAGTGTTACCATTAACAAAGGGAGAAGTACTTGGTTGCACCTCACCgaatttatatgaatttttatatgaacatattataaaatatgaaagggataaaaaatataatgaattaCAAGATGAAGATGCAAAAGGAGGACAAcataaaaaagaaacacAAGATAAAagtgataatataaataatataacattggtcaataaaataaaagaatcattaaatgaaaatgatatCAGAAAAGAATgtcaaatatttttaaaaaaacaaaatgtaaaaattatttttatagcAGATGGTAGATTTCATCTAGAAAGTGTCATGATACATAATCCtgattttttattttatcgTTATAATCCATTCGATAAAGTAATAAcagaagaaaaatataattacaaacttttttatgatatcagaaaaaatgaaataaaaaaatgcATTAATTGTAAGTCTATTGGTATTATTCTAAGTACACTAGGTAGACAAGGAAATACTAATATTTTAACAAATCTTATCAATATAatcaaaaagaaaaacatctctttttttattctattATTATCAGAAATATTCAATGAAAAACTACAACTCTTTCAAAATGTAGACCTTTTTATACAAATCGGATGTCCAAGATTATCAATCGATTGGGGGAACTATAATTTAAAACCATTGTTAAATACATATGAAGCTTATGTCCTTCTAAATTCAATACcatataaagatatatacCCTATGGATTATTATTCACATAAAGGAAATATCTGGACAAATTATGCTGCTGGGGTGGGATcttataatgaaaaaaatttaacAACAAAAGAAATTATACGTAGAAGAATTCAAATGAGAAAAAGTAAAATTACTATACATTATCACTAA
- a CDS encoding putative DnaJ protein, protein MEEIILHMIIIAPLTKWLIGSNRRWNQGKREYGIYIALLVLFCVGIYELRKPNQNLYEVLNLNSYASKTEIQQSFRKMSRIYHPDKNKEPDSLDRFNKIREAYEVLSNEKKKYIYDRFGDFGDSEITSFFYVEIIIIAMFQFAISFIFGFLYTYGKDNEKYRMLICLYIALNFCMELILRFSPESTLFLSFIPILSHYTPFERIHAFRVLVPLVMNAILLVDIYYIEEDTEVYVSTFCEYVFENNSKSIKNYDDALLFCARLVDGKMNKASNFSWREEKSSLDITNMYELDDEKVFDKQYDKDDIFYSVLYNIIESNKNQIDLKIPKKELCRRFDWSRWYTTAILEKNTEEKNFVESNATKGIIFSTVLYFIGLVSHLVSK, encoded by the exons ATGGAAGAGATAATTCTCcatatgattattattgCACCATTAACAAAATGGTTGATTGGATCAAATAGGCGATGGAACCAAGGGAAAAGAGAATatggtatatatattgcTTTGCTTGTATTATTTTGTGTAGGTATATATGAGTTAAGAAAACCAAATCAAAATTTGTATGAAGTATTAAATTTGAATTCTTATGCTTCAAAAACGGAGATACAACAATCATTTCGAAAAATGTCAAGGATATATCATCcagataaaaataaagaacCTGATTCTTTAGATCGTTTTAATAAGATAAGAGAAGCATATGAAGTGTTATCTAATgagaaaaagaaatatatatatgatagATTTGGAGATTTTGGTGATAGTGAAATAACaagttttttttatgtagaaattataattatagCTATGTTTCAATTTGctatatcttttatatttggTTTTCTATATACATATGGAAAAGATAATGAAAAGTATAGGATGcttatatgtttatatatagcTTTGAATTTTTGCATGGAATTAATATTAAGATTTAGCCCAGAAAGTACATTATTTCTATCATTTATTCCTATACTATCTCATTATACACCGTTTGAAAGGATACATGCATTTAGGGTACTAGTACCTTTAGTAATGAATGCTATATTATTGgtagatatatattacattgAAGAAGACACAGAAGTATATGTCTCTACATTTTGTGAATATgtttttgaaaataattcaaagtcgataaaaaattatgacGACGCTCTTTTATTTTGTGCCCGACTAGTAGACg GCAAAATGAACAAAGCTAGCAATTTTTCATGGAGAGAAGAGAAAAGTTCTTTAGATATTACAAATATGTACGAATTAGATGATGAAAAAGTATTTGACAAACAATATGATAAGgatgatattttttattccgtattatataatatcattgaaagtaataaaaatcaaATTGATTTAAAAATACCAAAAAAAGAATTGTGTAGAAGGTTCGATTGGTCCAGATGGTATACAACAGCTATTCTTGAGAAGAACACCGAGGAG AAAAATTTTGTTGAAAGCAATGCAACCAAGggtattatattttctacggttctatattttattgGACTGGTTTCTCATCTCGtatcaaaataa
- a CDS encoding putative 26S proteasome regulatory subunit RPN13, producing ETGSKPTNANDYLSELSGLIISQTRNANKDNTKKDIYFKDIFKGEYISKLLEIPEALEELKKHMPEGYQSKEDIIDVINSRALNPNLKALDMSLPAHLNFVLASLNLTPQEGEVNDAMEYIVDALEKKYTKEENN from the exons TGGAGACTGGAAGTAAACCAACTAATGCAAATGATTATCTCTCAGAGTTGTCAGGATTAATCATATCTCAAACGAGAAATGCCAATAAAgataatacaaaaaaag atatttattttaaggatatatttaaaggtgaatatatttcaaaGCTCTTGGAAATTCCAGAGGCATTAGAAGAATTAAAGAA ACACATGCCCGAAGGATATCAAAGCAAAGAAGATATTATAGATGTCATTAACAGCAGAGCATTAAATCCAAACTTAAAAGCTTTAGATATGTCTCTACCTGCACATttaaattttgttttaGCTTCATtaa ATTTAACACCTCAAGAAGGAGAAGTAAATGATG CTATGGAATATATTGTTGATGCCctggaaaaaaaatatacgAAGGAAGAgaataattaa
- a CDS encoding hypothetical protein (conserved Plasmodium protein, unknown function), with amino-acid sequence MIETFIYWNFRGSRGNGNILRISLPCSYNTIKKKIMELTNIHIENNLDILLYHNNKILSEYESIHHEMLIEIQRSSIDMVRELLQKSNEIYLEKNKSKIDLNKNNFIISRTNEQKINNRMNDHKYNDYNNKISKHNNNNNRTIGFLHNNNNKPWNVYNRNNIIKDEEKNKINNINSNNINHNNNEKNIMINEEEDEEMKIQLAMEKNNVYKSNYNNKISKHNNNNNNRTTGFLHSNNNKPWNVYNRNNIIKDEEKNKINNINSNNINHNNNEKNIMINEEEDEEMKIQLAMEKNNVYKSNYNNNKIRLNYYKRDRNNPSPYFIQNKLKNISPHNITKNNKNLIHNNNTTSGKIDGEYSTTYQQKNNYLSNMHTQGTYNKFKNNISNNNNNNNNIHTNNIDEEAINKKVSPDYICHMCGKKGHSIKNCTMSAFNNNKKIKVPTGIPTNFLTKIKTEDIYKYDQIYILKDGSYAILKDVEDVSGSAYLYRSVDDKINIYLGVNNNNNNNSNNNNNNNNINSNNNNNNNSSIDNYNSNDIHNELNNNDKISNIYKCLLCRRLYTEPVTLHCCGETYCKACLYKYNKKKIKDHSNISSSYHINNNHTNSEYNKGIAGGQVIKCPNCSMYINSDELIINTNIKNVIDTIIKNQKIDQVNDENINKTSVNNSMEANNNINIMDIHNNNNNTISVVDEHNNITDNSTNYSNKHFPYNHIQNNDNKNIFNLNNKDNIKYNEFYHVDFNPLITFSFNLYELKKEHDFAAAYIAQYKQKKKKKKKRHLNINLSVLNKKIC; translated from the coding sequence atgattgagacatttatttattggAATTTTCGAGGGAGCCGGGGGAACGGCAACATTTTAAGGATATCACTTCCTTGTAGTTATAACacaataaaaaagaaaataatgGAATTGACAAATATAcatattgaaaataatttggATATCCTATTATATcacaataataaaatattaagCGAATATGAAAGTATACATCATGAGATGTTAATAGAAATTCAAAGAAGTAGTATAGATATGGTGAGAGAATTGTTACAAAAGAGcaatgaaatatatttagaaaaaaataaaagtaaaattgatttaaataagaataattttataatatcaagaacaaatgaacaaaaaataaataatcGTATGAATgatcataaatataatgattataataataaaatatctaaacataataataataataatagaaCAATAGGTTTTTTAcataacaataataataagcCTTGGAATGTatataatagaaataatattataaaagatgaagaaaaaaataaaatcaataatattaatagtaataatattaatcataataataatgaaaaaaatatcatgataaatgaagaagaagatGAAGAAATGAAAATACAATTAGCAATGgagaaaaataatgtatataaatcaaattataataataaaatatctaaacataataataataataataatagaaCAACAGGTTTTTTACATAGCAATAATAATAAGCCTTGGAATGTatataatagaaataatattataaaagatgaagaaaaaaataaaatcaataatattaatagtaataatattaatcataataataatgaaaaaaatatcatgataaatgaagaagaagatGAAGAAATGAAAATACAATTAGCAATGgagaaaaataatgtatataaatcaaattataataataacaaaataagattgaattattataaaagaGATAGAAATAATCCATCACcttattttattcaaaataaattaaaaaatatatctcctcataatataacaaaaaataataaaaatctaatacataataataatacgACTAGCGGTAAAATAGATGGAGAGTATTCAACAACATAtcaacaaaaaaataattatttatcaAATATGCATACACAAGgtacatataataaatttaaaaataatatatccaataataataataataataataatattcatacaaataatattgatgaAGAAGctataaataaaaaagtatCTCCAGATTATATATGTCATATGTGTGGAAAAAAAGGACATAGTATAAAAAACTGTACTATGAGTgcatttaataataataaaaaaataaaggtGCCTACAGGTATACCTACAAATTTTCTgacaaaaataaaaacggaagatatatataaatatgatcaaatatatatattaaaagatgGTAGCTATGCAATATTAAAAGATGTAGAAGATGTTAGTGGAAGTGCTTATTTGTATAGAAGTGTAGatgataaaattaatatatatttaggtgttaacaacaataataataataatagtaacaataataataataataataatattaatagtaacaataataataataataatagtagtattgataattataatagtaatgatatacataatgaacttaataataatgataaaatttcaaatatttataaatgCTTATTATGTAGAAGATTATACACTGAACCTGTAACCCTACATTGTTGTGGGGAAACCTATTGTAAAGcatgtttatataaatataataaaaaaaaaataaaagatcATTCAAACATATCTTCATCTTATCATATCAATAATAATCATACAAATTcagaatataataaaggTATAGCAGGAGGACAAGTAATTAAATGTCCTAACTGTTCAATGTATATTAACTCAGATgaattaattattaatacaaatattaaGAATGTCATAGATACAATTAttaaaaatcaaaaaattGATCAGGTgaatgatgaaaatataaataaaacatcTGTAAATAATTCTATGGAAgcaaataataatattaatataatgGATATCcacaacaataataataatactatATCGGTTGTAGAtgaacataataatattacagATAATTCTACAAATTATAGTAATAAACATTTTCCATATAATcatattcaaaataatgataataaaaatatatttaatttaaataataaggataatataaaatataacGAATTCTATCATGTAGATTTTAATCCTTTAATtactttttcttttaatttgtATGAATTAAAGAAAGAACACGATTTTGCAGCAGCATATATAGCTCAATATaagcaaaaaaaaaaaaaaaaaaaaaaaagacacCTCAACATAAACCTTTCCGtattaaacaaaaaaatatgctaa
- a CDS encoding hypothetical protein (conserved Plasmodium protein, unknown function), which produces MSGAAIGVENRCLMKNKNKNNKTCEHVNVDINYIIKDIYGNKNCKKRCIQFIEDDTIYSDDIDFRRMKNKKIKVENMWHKRHDSNDINNNDDDNNDDDNNDDDNNDDDDNNNDDNNNDNNNDNNDNNDDNNNDSNDNHLNTFKIYNNYNEKYEQNDNIDKDIYHTCSIQSQERSCIDDYNNNKKKKYSNNINNINNNKNYFMNYRINNENIKNCNNIDNNDDTNNIDSNDDTNNIDSNDDINNIDSNNNKYNHENHNFYHKKRNKQDICLNQKEDKYLLSKKTESLVDTILFNIHSCSEMKQAKKIMLPLLNDFIQNNFYKYINFYEDNENSTKKNNVVETLQKEKKVLISAVKMQYQKILQLQKLIENQKTDIKKKTEELNQIKAKVHQYFYDINNPNNRVFSILSPDVY; this is translated from the coding sequence ATGTCAGGTGCTGCTATAGGAGTAGAAAATAGATGCTTGATGAAGAATAAGAAcaagaataataaaacttGTGAACATGTAAATGTAgatattaattatataataaaagatatttatggaaataaaaattgtaaAAAAAGATGTATACAGTTTATTGAAGATGATACAATATATAGTGATGATATAGATTTTAGAAGAatgaaaaacaaaaaaataaaagtagAAAATATGTGGCATAAAAGACATGATAGTAATgacataaataataatgatgatgataataatgatgatgataataatgatgatgataataatgatgatgatgataataataatgatgataataataatgacaataataatgacaataatgacaataatgatgataataataatgacaGTAATGATAATCATCTTAATACCTttaagatatataataattataatgagaaatatgaacaaaatgataatatagACAAAGACATTTATCATACATGTTCCATACAATCACAAGAAAGATCTTGTATtgatgattataataataataaaaaaaaaaaatatagtaataatattaataatattaataataataaaaattattttatgaattATCGAATCAATAATgagaatataaaaaattgtaataatatagataataatgatgatacaaataatattgatagTAACGAtgatacaaataatattgatagtaatgatgatataaataatattgatagtaataataataaatataatcatgaaaatcataatttttatcataagaaaagaaataaacaagatatatgtttaaaccaaaaagaagataaatatttattatctaAAAAAACAGAATCACTTGTTGATACgatattatttaatatcCATTCATGTAGTGAAATGAAGCAAGctaaaaaaattatgttacctttattaaatgactttattcaaaataatttttataaatatataaatttttatgaagataatgaaaattcaacaaaaaaaaataatgttgTAGAGACACtacaaaaagaaaaaaaagttttAATCAGTGCAGTCAAAATGcaatatcaaaaaatattacagttacaaaaattaatagaaaatcaaaaaactgatataaaaaaaaaaacagaaGAATTAAATCAAATCAAAGCAAAAGTACATCAATACttttatgatataaataatcCAAATAATAGAGTCTTCTCAATACTTTCCCCGGACGTATATtaa